A part of Vicinamibacterales bacterium genomic DNA contains:
- a CDS encoding multiheme c-type cytochrome: protein MASPERSAVAGPVAQTLLRVLYGVVAALTATAVYLGAVSLLGWLRGAALEGYVFQWALIAHLAAGVVAGVPFLAFVAAHLAAARTHPNRRAARVGYLLAGLSAVVLVTGIALLRVAGVELRQPALRAAVYWLHVLVPVAVAMAFQQHRRRGQRVHARAAWTWALATAAAVLVTALVDVAVSRAGEPPGEQASFLPSFAQTATGRTIAASSLMRDDYCAECHADAHRGWLASAHHFSSFNNPVYAASVKETRKVVLARDGGVDASRWCAGCHDPVPLFSGAFSRPDFDTEHDPTSQAGITCTACHAIDRVNSTRGNGDYTIREPRHYPFAFSSSPMLRALSKRLIEARPAFHKATFLKPLHRTAEFCSTCHKVHIPGALNDYKEFLRGQNHYDSFLLSGVSGHGARSFYYPPTAQARCAGCHMTPVASNDFGAQPFDGSGTLQIHDHRTLAANTALPFLRGDSATLEATQAFLKDVATVDVFGLREGGTIDGPLLGPLDGAAPALTPGRRYLADVVVRTRKVGHHFTQGTGDSNEVWVRLSVKANGVEIGRSGALEPDGAVDPWAHFINIYMLDRQARKVDRRNVQDIYVPLYDRQIPPGAAQVVHYAFDLPPGAAGPVTIDAALLYRKFDKTLMTFVNGPEYRIDLPITTIATAVARLPGAGAAPAQPVWERWNDYGIGLLLEGNAGSDKGELRQAEEAFREVERLGRPEGPLNLARVYYKEGRVDEAADALRRATAAGAAPWTVAWLNGLVNKENGHLDDAIANFSAALGATSPDLAARGFDFTLDYEVLNELGQALFERAKQERGAARAASRNDFLQRAAGTFERTLALDAENVTAHHALSLLYAELGDVSRAATHREAHMRYTADELARSRVIAEHRAGHPAANHAAQAVVIYDVQRRGPANAARASTSGSPSP from the coding sequence ATGGCGTCGCCGGAGCGGAGCGCGGTCGCCGGTCCCGTCGCCCAGACGCTCCTGCGCGTCCTGTACGGCGTGGTGGCCGCGCTGACGGCGACGGCCGTCTACCTCGGCGCGGTCTCGCTGCTGGGGTGGCTGCGCGGCGCCGCCCTGGAGGGCTATGTCTTCCAGTGGGCGCTCATCGCCCACCTGGCGGCCGGCGTGGTGGCGGGCGTGCCGTTCCTGGCGTTCGTCGCGGCGCACCTGGCGGCCGCGCGCACGCACCCCAATCGCCGGGCAGCGCGCGTGGGCTATCTCCTGGCCGGCCTGTCCGCGGTGGTGCTGGTCACGGGCATCGCGCTGCTCCGTGTCGCCGGCGTCGAGCTGCGCCAGCCGGCGCTGCGCGCGGCCGTCTACTGGCTCCACGTCCTCGTGCCGGTCGCCGTCGCGATGGCCTTTCAGCAGCACCGCCGCCGCGGCCAGCGGGTGCACGCCCGCGCGGCCTGGACCTGGGCCCTGGCGACGGCGGCGGCCGTCCTCGTGACCGCTCTCGTGGACGTCGCCGTGAGCCGTGCCGGCGAGCCGCCCGGCGAACAGGCGTCCTTCCTGCCCTCCTTCGCGCAGACCGCCACCGGCCGGACGATCGCGGCCTCGTCGCTCATGCGCGACGACTACTGCGCCGAGTGCCACGCCGACGCGCATCGCGGCTGGCTGGCCAGCGCCCACCACTTCAGCTCGTTCAACAACCCCGTCTACGCGGCCAGCGTGAAGGAGACGCGCAAGGTGGTACTGGCTCGCGACGGCGGGGTGGACGCGAGCCGCTGGTGCGCGGGGTGCCACGATCCCGTCCCGCTGTTCTCGGGCGCCTTCTCCCGCCCGGACTTCGACACCGAGCACGACCCGACATCGCAGGCCGGCATCACGTGCACCGCCTGCCACGCCATCGACCGCGTGAACAGCACCCGCGGCAACGGCGACTACACGATCCGGGAGCCCCGGCACTACCCGTTCGCCTTCAGCAGCAGTCCCATGCTGCGGGCGCTCAGCAAGCGCCTGATCGAGGCCAGGCCGGCTTTCCACAAGGCCACCTTCCTGAAGCCCCTGCACCGCACGGCCGAGTTCTGCTCCACCTGCCACAAGGTCCACATCCCCGGAGCGCTCAACGACTACAAGGAGTTCCTGCGCGGGCAGAACCACTACGACAGCTTCCTGCTGAGCGGCGTCTCCGGGCACGGTGCGCGGAGCTTCTATTACCCGCCGACGGCGCAGGCCCGGTGCGCCGGGTGCCACATGACGCCGGTCGCGTCGAACGACTTCGGCGCGCAGCCCTTCGACGGCAGCGGCACGCTGCAGATCCACGACCATCGCACCCTGGCCGCCAACACGGCACTGCCCTTCCTGCGCGGCGACTCGGCCACGCTCGAGGCGACCCAGGCCTTCCTCAAGGACGTGGCGACGGTGGACGTCTTCGGCCTGCGCGAGGGCGGCACGATCGATGGACCGCTCCTGGGTCCCCTCGACGGCGCCGCGCCGGCGCTCACGCCGGGACGCCGCTACCTGGCCGACGTGGTCGTGCGCACGCGGAAGGTGGGGCACCACTTCACGCAGGGCACGGGCGACTCCAACGAGGTCTGGGTCCGGCTGAGCGTCAAGGCGAACGGCGTGGAGATCGGCAGGAGCGGCGCACTCGAGCCCGACGGCGCCGTCGATCCGTGGGCGCACTTCATCAACATCTACATGCTCGACCGCCAGGCCAGGAAGGTGGACCGCCGCAACGTCCAGGACATCTACGTGCCCTTGTACGATCGGCAGATTCCGCCGGGCGCCGCCCAGGTCGTCCACTACGCGTTCGACCTGCCGCCGGGGGCGGCCGGCCCGGTCACGATCGACGCCGCGCTCCTGTACCGGAAGTTCGACAAGACACTGATGACCTTCGTCAACGGGCCCGAGTACCGGATCGACCTGCCCATCACGACGATCGCGACCGCCGTGGCGCGCCTGCCTGGGGCCGGAGCCGCGCCGGCGCAGCCCGTCTGGGAGCGCTGGAACGACTACGGCATCGGGCTCCTGCTCGAAGGCAACGCCGGCAGCGACAAGGGCGAGCTCCGGCAGGCGGAAGAGGCGTTCCGCGAGGTCGAGCGGCTGGGACGCCCCGAGGGCCCACTCAACCTGGCGCGCGTGTACTACAAGGAGGGTCGCGTGGACGAGGCGGCCGACGCGCTGCGGCGGGCCACCGCCGCCGGCGCCGCGCCGTGGACCGTGGCGTGGCTGAACGGGCTGGTCAACAAGGAGAACGGACACCTCGACGACGCCATCGCCAACTTTTCGGCGGCGCTCGGCGCGACCTCGCCGGATCTGGCGGCGCGCGGCTTCGACTTCACCCTCGACTACGAGGTGCTGAACGAGCTGGGCCAGGCGCTCTTCGAGCGCGCGAAGCAGGAACGTGGGGCCGCCCGCGCCGCGTCCCGGAACGACTTCCTGCAGCGGGCGGCCGGGACGTTCGAACGCACGCTCGCGCTCGATGCGGAGAACGTCACCGCCCACCACGCGCTGTCGCTGCTCTACGCTGAGCTCGGCGACGTGTCGCGCGCGGCGACGCACCGGGAGGCGCACATGCGCTACACCGCCGACGAGCTGGCGCGAAGCCGCGTCATCGCGGAGCACCGCGCCGGCCACCCGGCCGCCAACCACGCGGCGCAGGCCGTCGTGATCTACGATGTGCAGCGCCGCGGCCCCGCCAATGCCGCGCGTGCCTCGACTTCAGGGTCCCCATCGCCGTGA